Genomic DNA from Nostoc sp. ATCC 53789:
ATCCAACTCCATAATATAGGTACTGGCCATAAAGATATCCCAGTCAATCACGGCAGGGCTAAGTTGTTCTTTGCTATAGCCTTCATAGTATGCGGCAAAGAGAGGACTACGCCCTTGTCTTGATTGACTTTTAGGTGGAGTTTCAGGCTCTGAATTTATGGAATTTTTATCTATTTGCTTTAACGCATGAGCAAAAATTTGGCTATGTTTAGTTTCATCCAACGCGTGTTGTTTTAATTTTTCTGCGAGCCATGTATCGCCTTCATTAGCTGCACGCTCACTAAGTGCAGACAGAAATCCAACGGAACCAGCCTCTGATAGATGTAAACCCTTAAGTACAATAGGGCGAGTTTTAGAGTCACGGATTTGAGAAGCAGTATAGTAAGCAACAGCTCCTGAGCTTGCTAGATGCATGAGATAAGTCAAAAAATTCATAAGGTATTTATGCTAGGTTTTGTAAGCTACATTTCTTATGGTAGTACTCGAAATACATTTTAAAAGCCTTTTAGAACGACTTTTCTCATGCTAATGGTGATAGCAAAAATTATCTCAATTTTTAACTTGGGCATCTGTTGCATCTTCTAGTAAGTTATCTAGATTAATTTAAATCAGTTTTTATACTATGTTGCTAGTTACTGATAATTACAGTTTTTTACATTAAACCTTTCTTTTAAGATTGCTAATTTAAGA
This window encodes:
- a CDS encoding ferritin-like domain-containing protein; this encodes MNFLTYLMHLASSGAVAYYTASQIRDSKTRPIVLKGLHLSEAGSVGFLSALSERAANEGDTWLAEKLKQHALDETKHSQIFAHALKQIDKNSINSEPETPPKSQSRQGRSPLFAAYYEGYSKEQLSPAVIDWDIFMASTYIMELDAGKDYMRMANVLPDDERATHNLKLGMLSIAKDETGHAAYLYEAMMRRMTARQVQKLVDEWRTRKVQAVFKVIDYVLKDTDTIEAA